One Phycisphaeraceae bacterium genomic window carries:
- a CDS encoding cbb3-type cytochrome c oxidase subunit I, whose product MTSIPNKPIVGPADHSHGHDHHEGSYLAGKGSFLKTVWSWVYTIDHKKIGVMYLAATLFAFFLGGIFALIFRADLLTPGAGPVFGDVEFTNPLTGEAVRLTANNLYNRSFTLHGALMVFTFIVPAIPAALGNFFLPLMVGAKDVAFPRLNLLSWYIYLSGSVLFLGTLLWGGVETGWTFYTPYSTTTPYGATALATTSVFILGFSSILTGLNFIVTVHKLRQPGMGWFDMPLFIWAMYATAIIMVLATPVIGVTVLLLTIENLFKIGIFDPALGGDPVLFQHFFWFYSHPVVYVMILPAFGIISEVIATHSRKRIFGYRVVAFSSLAIAGISFLVWGHHMFTATSELAAAVFSGLTFLVAIPTAIKVFAWVATLYKGSIAFNTPMMYALSFLFLFTIGGLTGPPLATLASDLHLHDTYFVVAHFHYVMMGGTVIALICGLFHWWPKMFGKMYNETAGMIGCALVFIGFNLTFFTQFWLGTNGMPRRYATYVEEFQPLHVLSTIGSWILAAGLFLHLFTFIWSLAAGKKASANPWGSLTTEWDTDSPPIEHNFHHEPVCTHGPYDYDDVVPPRTKPGEWPLPEPLPEGAPKH is encoded by the coding sequence ATGACAAGCATCCCCAACAAGCCAATCGTCGGGCCCGCCGATCACAGCCACGGGCACGACCACCACGAGGGCTCGTACCTCGCCGGGAAGGGATCGTTCCTCAAGACCGTCTGGTCCTGGGTCTACACGATCGACCACAAGAAGATCGGCGTGATGTACCTCGCCGCGACCCTCTTCGCCTTCTTCCTGGGTGGCATCTTCGCGCTCATCTTCCGCGCCGACCTCCTCACCCCCGGCGCGGGCCCCGTCTTCGGCGATGTCGAGTTCACCAACCCGCTCACCGGCGAGGCGGTCCGGCTCACCGCCAACAACCTCTACAACCGTTCCTTCACCCTGCACGGCGCGCTGATGGTCTTCACCTTCATCGTGCCCGCCATCCCCGCGGCCTTGGGCAACTTCTTCCTGCCCCTCATGGTCGGCGCGAAGGATGTCGCCTTCCCCCGGCTCAACCTGCTCTCCTGGTACATCTACCTCTCCGGCAGCGTCCTCTTCCTCGGCACCCTCCTCTGGGGCGGCGTCGAGACCGGCTGGACCTTCTACACCCCGTACTCAACCACCACGCCCTACGGCGCCACGGCCCTCGCCACCACCTCCGTCTTCATCCTCGGCTTCTCCTCCATCCTCACCGGCCTCAACTTCATCGTGACGGTGCACAAGCTCCGCCAGCCCGGCATGGGCTGGTTCGACATGCCCCTCTTCATCTGGGCCATGTACGCCACCGCCATCATCATGGTCCTCGCGACCCCGGTCATCGGCGTCACCGTTCTCCTGCTCACCATCGAGAACCTCTTCAAGATCGGCATCTTCGACCCCGCGCTCGGCGGAGACCCCGTCCTCTTCCAGCACTTCTTCTGGTTCTACAGCCACCCCGTCGTCTACGTGATGATCCTCCCGGCCTTCGGCATCATCTCCGAGGTCATCGCGACGCACTCGCGCAAGCGCATCTTCGGCTACCGCGTCGTCGCCTTCTCCTCGCTCGCCATCGCGGGCATCTCCTTCCTCGTCTGGGGACACCACATGTTCACCGCGACGAGCGAACTCGCCGCCGCGGTCTTCTCGGGGCTCACCTTCCTCGTCGCCATCCCTACCGCGATCAAGGTCTTCGCCTGGGTCGCCACGCTCTACAAGGGCTCCATCGCGTTCAACACGCCGATGATGTACGCCCTCTCCTTCCTCTTCCTCTTCACCATCGGCGGGCTCACCGGCCCGCCACTCGCAACGCTCGCCTCCGACCTCCACCTGCACGACACCTACTTCGTCGTCGCGCACTTCCACTATGTCATGATGGGCGGCACCGTCATCGCCCTCATCTGCGGCCTCTTCCACTGGTGGCCCAAGATGTTCGGCAAGATGTACAACGAGACCGCCGGCATGATCGGCTGCGCCCTCGTGTTCATCGGGTTCAACCTCACCTTCTTCACCCAGTTCTGGCTCGGCACCAACGGCATGCCCCGGCGTTACGCCACCTACGTCGAGGAATTCCAGCCCCTGCACGTGCTCAGCACCATCGGCTCCTGGATCCTCGCCGCCGGCCTCTTCCTGCACCTCTTCACCTTCATCTGGTCCCTCGCCGCTGGCAAGAAGGCGTCCGCCAACCCGTGGGGCTCCCTCACCACCGAGTGGGACACCGATTCGCCCCCGATCGAGCACAACTTCCACCACGAGCCCGTCTGCACCCACGGGCCCTACGACTACGACGATGTCGTGCCCCCACGCACCAAGCCGGGCGAGTGGCCTCTCCCCGAGCCGCTCCCCGAGGGCGCACCGAAGCACTGA
- a CDS encoding cytochrome c oxidase subunit 3, whose protein sequence is MTSIHAHGAHGAIVDEHPDHPIDGNTPRVASHFRNYEEQFDAGKLGMWLFLTTEILLFSGFFVAYAVFRMLYPEAFKGASEYYLNWKIGFVNTCVLLLSSYTIAASIRNAQKNQQGMLKINLLITILCAVFFLVVKLGWEYWPKYQKGEFGGGLFTYSGGTWDQEPLFLSIYWVATATHGIHVLVGIFIISWLLWGASKRRYGPWNYLAIENTGLYWHIVDLIWIFLFPLLYLA, encoded by the coding sequence ATGACCAGCATCCACGCACACGGCGCGCACGGCGCCATCGTCGACGAACATCCCGATCACCCCATCGACGGCAACACGCCGCGGGTGGCGTCCCATTTCCGGAATTACGAGGAGCAGTTCGACGCCGGCAAGCTCGGCATGTGGCTCTTCCTCACCACGGAAATCCTGCTCTTCTCGGGGTTCTTCGTCGCCTACGCCGTCTTCCGCATGCTCTACCCCGAAGCGTTCAAGGGCGCCTCGGAGTACTACCTCAACTGGAAGATCGGCTTCGTCAACACCTGCGTGCTCCTGCTGTCGTCCTACACGATCGCCGCGAGCATCCGCAACGCCCAGAAGAACCAGCAGGGCATGCTCAAGATCAACCTGCTGATCACCATCCTCTGCGCCGTCTTCTTCCTCGTCGTCAAGCTCGGCTGGGAGTACTGGCCCAAGTACCAGAAGGGCGAGTTCGGCGGCGGGCTCTTCACCTACTCCGGAGGAACCTGGGACCAGGAGCCGCTCTTCCTCTCCATCTACTGGGTCGCCACCGCCACCCACGGCATCCACGTCCTCGTCGGCATCTTCATCATCTCGTGGCTCCTCTGGGGCGCCTCCAAGCGACGCTACGGACCCTGGAACTACCTCGCCATCGAGAACACCGGTCTCTACTGGCACATCGTCGACCTCATCTGGATCTTCCTCTTCCCCCTCCTGTACCTCGCCTGA
- a CDS encoding c-type cytochrome: MSHDHTHDHHHDDHHAPDGHHISSQRTLLSVLGVLLALTVITVIVAKYVPASDAAHMVMALIIACTKGSLVCLYFMHLIYDRIFYSALFISCLFVMSLFFIFTMLDFAGRGSMDPVRAQLIVPMPNNRVELARFDERERLGRELFLANCSVCHGRDGQGVAGLGEALAGDEYVRTTSIPDLVEFLKVGRPASHPLNISGVTMPARGGNPNLTDENLEQLAAYLKVMPARISGHGHGHGHETKDSGAH; encoded by the coding sequence ATGAGCCACGACCATACCCACGATCATCATCACGACGATCACCACGCCCCCGACGGCCATCACATCTCCTCGCAGCGCACGCTCCTGTCCGTTCTGGGCGTGCTCCTCGCGCTGACCGTCATCACCGTCATCGTCGCCAAGTATGTCCCCGCCAGCGACGCCGCCCACATGGTCATGGCGCTCATCATCGCCTGCACCAAGGGATCGCTCGTCTGTCTCTACTTCATGCACCTCATCTATGACCGCATCTTCTACAGCGCGCTCTTCATCTCCTGCCTCTTCGTCATGTCCCTCTTCTTCATCTTCACCATGCTCGATTTCGCGGGCCGAGGCAGCATGGACCCCGTCCGCGCGCAGCTCATCGTCCCCATGCCCAACAACCGCGTCGAGCTCGCACGCTTCGACGAACGCGAGCGACTCGGACGCGAACTCTTCCTCGCCAACTGCTCCGTCTGCCACGGCCGCGACGGCCAGGGCGTCGCCGGGCTCGGCGAGGCCCTCGCCGGCGACGAGTACGTCCGCACCACCAGCATCCCCGACCTCGTCGAGTTCCTGAAGGTCGGCCGCCCCGCCAGCCACCCGCTCAACATCTCCGGCGTCACCATGCCGGCCCGCGGCGGCAACCCAAACCTCACCGACGAGAACCTCGAGCAGCTCGCCGCATACCTCAAGGTCATGCCGGCGCGCATCTCAGGCCACGGCCACGGCCACGGCCACGAAACCAAGGACAGCGGCGCGCACTGA
- a CDS encoding VCBS repeat-containing protein yields MPRFRLADAACLLAAICPIAQGSTPQDHLLYAAPIFSAGWNANSVVVADFNADGVPDVALSFLLGVEVLFGNPDGTVQPATRYAAGDQPRSVAVGDFNADGFLDLVVANSGEQNNTVRVLLGNPDGTFQPATSIPVGARAWALAVGDLNSDGVLDLAVTNNLNPGRVTVLLGNGDGSFQPGVQYATGRNPQSVALGDMNNDGHLDLVVADNANQSVSILLGHGDGTFDFRQAFLSGPEPRAVALGDLNGDGILDVALARNGAVSVLLGVGDGTLETKQDYTTGNFPIAVAITDVSGDGIPDIVAANSGSNSVSVLVGNGDGTLQPRRNFAAGASPQSIAVRDMNSNGRKDVVVGNAAGISVLFADQNRDFPARSDILTGARPSALAVGDLNGDGIPDVVTANFHSGNVSVLLSQGDGAYAPRQDYTVPSNPTAVVIGDFNLDGEPDLAASSLGSGGVVSILLGTGTGVFVPAIGILTGVRADTLVSADFNNDGSLDLVLMRFGAPSPLMLALGNGDGTFQPLSVIPDSDYGTLAARDLDGDGAIDLIVTNYPTGTLSVWMGNGDGSFQDAVVYTAGARPIGSASGDLDGDGKLDLVVTNFDSNTLSIFRGNGDGTFLPAVEIESGIQPFGVAIHDVNGDGRQDIIVTLKYLPGAVAVFPGNGDGTFRAPMTFSTGAFPSHILISDFNADGLPDIVVANTSDNSVSILFRRDAEAQPPACPGDANGDGVVNFADLNIVLGQFGASGQGLPGDINNDGVINFADLNLVLADFGQSCG; encoded by the coding sequence ATGCCTCGATTCCGACTCGCCGACGCTGCGTGCCTGCTCGCCGCGATCTGCCCCATCGCCCAGGGATCCACACCCCAGGACCACCTTCTCTACGCCGCGCCCATTTTCTCTGCCGGCTGGAACGCGAACTCCGTTGTCGTCGCGGATTTCAACGCCGACGGCGTTCCCGATGTCGCGCTTTCGTTCCTGTTAGGCGTCGAAGTGCTCTTCGGGAACCCGGACGGGACGGTTCAGCCCGCCACCAGATATGCCGCGGGCGATCAGCCACGATCCGTTGCCGTCGGGGACTTCAACGCCGACGGTTTCCTCGACCTCGTCGTGGCGAACAGCGGCGAGCAGAACAACACCGTGAGGGTGCTGCTGGGCAACCCCGACGGGACCTTTCAACCCGCGACCAGCATCCCGGTGGGCGCCCGCGCCTGGGCGCTCGCCGTCGGCGATCTCAACTCCGACGGCGTGCTGGATCTCGCGGTCACCAACAACCTCAACCCAGGAAGGGTCACCGTTCTGCTCGGCAACGGCGACGGCTCGTTCCAGCCCGGCGTCCAGTACGCGACGGGCCGAAACCCGCAGTCCGTCGCGTTGGGTGACATGAACAACGACGGGCATCTCGATCTCGTCGTCGCCGACAACGCGAACCAGAGCGTCAGCATCCTTCTCGGGCACGGCGATGGGACATTCGACTTCAGGCAAGCGTTCTTGAGCGGGCCCGAGCCGCGCGCAGTCGCGCTCGGCGACTTGAACGGTGACGGGATTCTCGATGTCGCGCTCGCGCGGAACGGCGCGGTGAGCGTGCTGCTCGGCGTCGGCGATGGCACTCTGGAAACGAAGCAGGACTACACGACCGGGAACTTCCCGATCGCCGTCGCCATCACCGATGTGAGCGGCGACGGGATTCCCGACATCGTCGCCGCGAACTCGGGAAGCAACAGCGTCAGCGTGCTGGTCGGCAACGGGGACGGGACCCTTCAGCCCAGGCGTAACTTCGCCGCAGGCGCCAGCCCGCAGTCCATCGCGGTCCGCGACATGAACTCGAACGGTCGCAAGGATGTCGTCGTGGGCAACGCGGCGGGAATCAGCGTGCTCTTCGCGGATCAGAACAGGGATTTCCCGGCCAGATCAGACATCCTGACCGGAGCGCGTCCGAGCGCTCTCGCCGTCGGTGATCTGAATGGGGATGGCATACCTGATGTCGTGACCGCGAACTTCCATTCCGGGAATGTGAGCGTGCTCCTGAGTCAGGGAGATGGCGCCTACGCACCGCGGCAGGACTACACGGTCCCAAGCAATCCGACCGCCGTCGTCATCGGCGATTTCAACCTGGACGGCGAGCCCGACCTCGCCGCCTCCAGCCTGGGAAGTGGCGGAGTTGTCAGCATTCTGCTCGGGACCGGGACCGGGGTCTTCGTGCCCGCGATCGGGATCCTGACGGGTGTGCGGGCAGACACACTCGTGAGTGCCGACTTCAACAACGACGGGTCGCTCGATCTCGTGCTGATGAGGTTCGGTGCTCCCAGCCCTTTGATGCTCGCGCTGGGCAACGGCGACGGCACATTTCAACCGCTCTCCGTGATACCAGACAGCGACTACGGAACTCTCGCGGCGCGAGACCTGGACGGCGACGGCGCAATCGACCTCATCGTCACAAACTACCCAACGGGTACCCTCAGCGTGTGGATGGGGAACGGCGATGGCTCATTCCAGGACGCCGTCGTTTACACCGCAGGAGCAAGACCCATCGGGAGCGCGTCTGGCGATCTTGATGGTGACGGCAAACTCGACCTCGTGGTGACGAACTTCGACAGCAACACGCTGAGCATCTTCCGCGGCAACGGCGACGGGACATTCCTGCCAGCGGTTGAGATCGAATCCGGAATACAACCTTTCGGCGTCGCGATCCACGATGTGAACGGCGACGGGCGCCAGGACATCATCGTCACGCTGAAGTACCTCCCGGGCGCCGTTGCCGTGTTCCCGGGCAACGGCGACGGAACCTTCCGTGCCCCGATGACCTTTTCGACAGGCGCGTTCCCTTCCCACATCTTGATTTCGGATTTCAACGCCGACGGGCTCCCGGACATCGTGGTCGCGAACACCTCGGACAACTCCGTCAGCATCCTCTTTCGCCGCGACGCGGAAGCGCAGCCACCCGCGTGCCCCGGCGACGCCAACGGCGACGGCGTCGTGAACTTCGCCGATCTGAACATCGTGCTGGGCCAGTTCGGCGCGTCGGGCCAGGGCCTCCCCGGCGACATCAACAACGACGGCGTGATCAACTTCGCGGACCTCAACCTCGTCCTCGCCGACTTTGGGCAGTCCTGCGGCTGA
- a CDS encoding glycine zipper 2TM domain-containing protein, whose amino-acid sequence MLHPRIRRGLLARKITNLALPLACFVTLGACESGGQTGAVVGAGFGALMGQAIGGNTSGTLVGAAVGTGAGYMIGNERDRQGAREEQARRDRERERRDREHEAALRTLEARQAEIESQSSQPTTGTFIPPKWPASTPEMRPFADSAWRVASMTPPPRRAFESMTLHFQPNGHVVTTTIFPGGRMNVASETYRVVGNTMIINGSDYLTNSAWTLTESTLTLINQGFRTTLERIGVGD is encoded by the coding sequence ATGCTCCACCCACGCATCCGTCGCGGTCTTCTTGCTCGCAAGATCACGAACCTCGCACTGCCGCTGGCGTGCTTCGTCACGCTCGGCGCGTGCGAGTCCGGGGGGCAGACGGGCGCGGTTGTCGGCGCGGGTTTCGGCGCGCTGATGGGTCAGGCCATCGGCGGCAACACTTCCGGCACGCTGGTCGGGGCGGCGGTCGGGACCGGCGCCGGCTACATGATCGGCAACGAGCGCGACCGACAGGGGGCTCGCGAGGAACAGGCCAGGCGCGACCGCGAACGCGAGCGTCGCGATCGCGAGCACGAGGCAGCGCTGCGCACGCTCGAGGCGCGCCAGGCGGAGATCGAATCCCAGTCGTCTCAGCCCACGACGGGAACCTTCATCCCGCCGAAGTGGCCCGCCTCGACGCCCGAGATGAGGCCGTTCGCCGACTCCGCGTGGCGTGTCGCCTCGATGACGCCACCGCCCCGCCGCGCGTTCGAGTCGATGACGCTGCATTTCCAGCCCAACGGCCACGTCGTGACTACGACGATCTTCCCCGGAGGCAGGATGAACGTCGCGTCCGAGACCTACCGCGTCGTCGGCAACACGATGATCATCAACGGGTCCGACTATCTCACGAACTCGGCGTGGACGCTCACGGAATCGACGCTGACGCTCATCAACCAGGGCTTCCGGACAACGCTCGAGCGCATCGGCGTCGGCGACTGA
- a CDS encoding SulP family inorganic anion transporter, translating into MADSERPSFTGFHARFALVPTLAGYRLGWLRNDLGAGLAVAAVALPIALAYPALAGLSPQTGFYASIASLLAYAAFGSSRRLMVGPDAATLTVLAGVFASILVQLPGLTADQRAAAAALIAIGAGVICLLGRVLGIGALANFLSRPILTGFFAGISLTIMTGQIGRLTGLHIDADGIVRPVVEMLRESSGIHWVSVFVGLTMFAILEVARVARSPVPGPVIVVVAAIVLSALLGLEARGVAVVGDLPAALPALGLPGVSGLPLASIALGSAAVAVISFGSGIITARSFAARTDETVDSNRELIGFGAANIACGLAGGFPVTGAASRTAVNISSGGRSQVSGLVAAGMLVLAIVYLGPVLRILPLPALGAILFSAAVHMIDFRTLAEIRRISRIEFAFAMMALVGPIAFGVLQGVAVAIVVSLVHVIHKGMHPRVVQLGRIPGRAGFFKLHRHADARPAPGVVIVLIEGDLLFFAVDNVKSALMKHSGALDGHVRWVIFDAGVMAQIDTTGAAMLHEANRSLAKRGVRLALSGLHHEVRQLLDRAGVTDAIGKDMVFDNLDEALRAFEAQRDTVRE; encoded by the coding sequence GTGGCCGACAGCGAACGCCCATCCTTCACCGGTTTCCACGCGAGGTTCGCGCTCGTTCCAACCCTCGCGGGGTATCGGCTCGGCTGGCTGAGGAACGACCTCGGCGCCGGGCTGGCCGTTGCTGCGGTTGCGCTGCCGATCGCGCTGGCGTATCCCGCCCTCGCGGGGCTGTCGCCCCAGACGGGCTTTTACGCGAGCATCGCCTCGCTGCTCGCGTACGCGGCGTTCGGTTCGTCACGCCGGCTGATGGTCGGTCCCGACGCCGCGACGCTCACCGTGCTCGCGGGCGTGTTCGCGTCGATACTTGTTCAGTTGCCGGGCCTCACCGCCGACCAGCGAGCCGCCGCCGCCGCGCTGATCGCGATCGGGGCGGGGGTGATCTGTCTCCTCGGGCGTGTGCTGGGCATCGGCGCGCTGGCGAACTTCCTGTCGCGTCCGATCCTCACCGGGTTCTTCGCCGGCATCTCGCTCACGATCATGACCGGGCAGATCGGACGGCTCACTGGCCTGCATATCGACGCCGATGGGATCGTCCGGCCCGTTGTCGAGATGCTGCGCGAGTCGTCCGGGATCCACTGGGTGTCGGTGTTCGTCGGCCTCACGATGTTCGCGATACTCGAGGTTGCGCGGGTCGCGCGATCGCCCGTGCCCGGTCCGGTCATCGTGGTCGTTGCGGCCATCGTCCTCTCGGCGTTGCTTGGTCTTGAGGCGCGCGGCGTGGCCGTCGTGGGTGATCTGCCGGCGGCGCTGCCCGCGCTCGGACTGCCGGGTGTCTCGGGTCTTCCCCTCGCATCGATCGCGCTCGGCTCCGCCGCGGTCGCGGTGATCAGTTTCGGCTCCGGCATCATCACCGCACGGAGTTTCGCCGCACGGACCGACGAAACCGTGGACTCGAACCGTGAACTCATCGGCTTCGGCGCCGCGAACATCGCCTGCGGGCTCGCTGGCGGCTTCCCGGTGACCGGCGCCGCCTCACGCACCGCCGTCAACATCTCGTCCGGCGGCAGGAGTCAGGTGTCGGGCCTCGTCGCGGCGGGCATGCTCGTGCTCGCGATCGTGTATCTCGGACCGGTTCTCCGCATCCTGCCGCTGCCGGCGCTGGGCGCGATCCTGTTCTCGGCCGCGGTGCACATGATCGACTTCCGAACGCTCGCTGAGATACGGCGGATCTCCCGGATCGAGTTCGCGTTCGCGATGATGGCGCTGGTCGGGCCCATCGCGTTCGGAGTACTGCAGGGGGTCGCCGTCGCGATCGTCGTCTCGCTCGTGCATGTGATCCATAAAGGCATGCATCCCCGGGTCGTTCAACTCGGGCGCATCCCCGGTCGGGCGGGGTTCTTTAAACTTCATCGCCACGCCGACGCTCGCCCTGCGCCAGGCGTCGTCATCGTGCTCATTGAGGGCGACCTGCTCTTCTTCGCGGTCGACAACGTGAAGAGCGCCCTCATGAAGCACTCAGGCGCGTTGGACGGCCATGTCCGCTGGGTGATCTTCGATGCGGGCGTGATGGCGCAGATCGACACCACCGGCGCGGCGATGCTTCACGAAGCGAACCGTTCGCTCGCGAAACGTGGAGTTCGGCTCGCGCTCTCCGGCCTGCACCACGAGGTTCGACAACTGCTCGATCGCGCCGGCGTCACCGACGCGATCGGGAAAGACATGGTCTTCGACAACCTCGACGAGGCGCTGCGCGCGTTCGAGGCGCAGCGTGACACGGTGCGCGAATGA
- the ppk2 gene encoding polyphosphate kinase 2, producing MAKPDKKDGPGRMKRKEYEKELKKLQARLCKLQDWVKHEGLRVIIVFEGRDAAGKGGVIKAITERVSPRVFRVVALPAPSDREKSQMYIQRFMQHFPAAGEVVIFDRSWYNRAGVEHVMGFCTKEEHKRFLELCPIVEKYFIEGGITLLKIWLEVSDEEQKRRFEARIDDPLRQWKLSAMDLPSRSKWYEYSRARDMMLDATDTEHAPWHILRSDDKKRARLNCIRHILDSIPHKELSREKIDVPERSKKHAYDDQATLEGRRFVNEVY from the coding sequence GTGGCGAAGCCAGACAAGAAGGACGGCCCGGGGCGCATGAAGCGCAAGGAGTATGAGAAGGAACTCAAAAAACTCCAGGCACGTCTCTGCAAACTCCAGGACTGGGTGAAACACGAAGGCCTGCGCGTCATCATAGTCTTCGAAGGGCGCGACGCCGCGGGCAAGGGCGGCGTCATCAAGGCGATCACCGAACGCGTCAGCCCGCGCGTCTTCCGCGTCGTCGCGCTCCCGGCGCCGTCCGACCGCGAGAAGTCCCAGATGTACATCCAGCGGTTCATGCAGCACTTCCCCGCGGCGGGCGAGGTCGTGATCTTCGACCGGTCCTGGTACAACCGCGCGGGCGTCGAGCACGTGATGGGGTTCTGCACCAAGGAAGAGCACAAACGCTTCCTCGAGCTCTGCCCGATTGTCGAGAAGTACTTCATCGAAGGGGGCATCACGCTTCTCAAGATCTGGCTCGAAGTCAGCGACGAGGAGCAGAAGCGCCGCTTCGAGGCACGCATCGACGACCCACTCCGTCAGTGGAAGCTCAGCGCCATGGACCTGCCCTCGCGCAGCAAGTGGTACGAGTACTCCAGGGCCCGCGACATGATGCTCGACGCCACCGACACCGAACACGCCCCTTGGCACATCCTCCGAAGCGACGACAAGAAACGGGCGCGCCTCAACTGCATCAGGCACATTCTCGACTCCATCCCGCACAAGGAGTTGTCGCGCGAGAAGATCGATGTCCCCGAGCGGTCGAAGAAGCACGCCTACGACGACCAGGCAACGCTCGAGGGACGCCGCTTCGTGAACGAGGTCTATTGA
- a CDS encoding class II glutamine amidotransferase, whose translation MCRWLAYTGSPIPLEDLLFKPKHSLIDQSMSSRSAETPTNADGFGVGWYGSRPTPALFRSIRPAWNDFNLRDLAGQIESRLFIAHVRATSLATVQETNCHPFRYGKWLFAHNGEVHGIELMRKRLIAAIDDDLFPHILGTTDSEVMFYLALTFGLESDPLGALARMAGFIEGVGSEKGIHESLWMTLAVTDGERLYAVRYASDGAAPTLYHSRDAREVFEILPELRDKLTEDTRVIASEPTGKARQIWVEVPQASSLVVERGAMRVQPFIPVAPGHGPYRAGASPFAQLARPTPDV comes from the coding sequence ATGTGCCGCTGGCTCGCGTACACCGGCTCGCCGATCCCGCTTGAAGATCTTCTCTTCAAGCCGAAACACTCGCTCATCGATCAGAGCATGTCGTCCCGTTCCGCCGAAACGCCCACCAACGCCGACGGCTTCGGCGTCGGCTGGTACGGATCCCGCCCAACGCCGGCGCTCTTCCGCAGCATCCGGCCCGCGTGGAACGACTTCAACCTGCGCGATCTCGCCGGCCAGATCGAATCCAGACTGTTCATCGCGCACGTCCGGGCAACCTCCCTCGCGACCGTGCAGGAGACCAACTGCCACCCGTTCCGCTACGGCAAATGGCTCTTTGCGCACAACGGCGAGGTGCACGGCATCGAACTGATGCGCAAGCGGCTGATCGCGGCCATAGACGACGACCTGTTCCCGCACATTCTCGGCACGACTGACTCCGAGGTGATGTTCTACCTCGCCCTCACCTTCGGGCTCGAGTCCGACCCGCTCGGCGCGCTCGCAAGGATGGCGGGATTCATCGAAGGGGTCGGATCAGAGAAGGGGATACATGAGTCCCTTTGGATGACCCTCGCGGTCACCGACGGAGAGCGCCTCTATGCTGTCCGCTACGCCAGCGACGGCGCAGCCCCGACGCTCTACCACAGCCGCGACGCGCGCGAGGTCTTCGAGATACTCCCAGAACTGCGAGACAAACTCACCGAAGACACCCGCGTCATAGCGTCCGAGCCCACCGGGAAGGCACGACAGATCTGGGTTGAAGTGCCGCAGGCGTCATCGCTCGTGGTCGAGCGGGGCGCCATGCGCGTTCAGCCGTTCATCCCCGTCGCGCCGGGACACGGACCGTACCGGGCGGGAGCCTCGCCCTTTGCGCAGCTGGCTAGGCCAACACCTGATGTGTGA